A single window of Dendropsophus ebraccatus isolate aDenEbr1 chromosome 5, aDenEbr1.pat, whole genome shotgun sequence DNA harbors:
- the KCTD7 gene encoding BTB/POZ domain-containing protein KCTD7 isoform X2 — MLLQLPEVIPLSVGGMCFTTRLSTLQRYEDTMLAAMFSGRHHIPTDAEGRYFIDRDGTYFGDILNFLRCGELPPGNRVKMVYKEAQYYSIGPLLDLLDKMQPLTGEKVRQAFLDLMPYYKDHLERIIDIGKLRAIQRKARFAKLKVCVFKEEMPITPYECPQFNALRFERNESESKHFEHHCDVDVSFGPWEAVADVYDLLHCIVSDLLERGITVEHQCIGVCDKHLVNHYYCKRPIYEFKITWW; from the exons atgcttctgcagcttCCTGAAGTCATTCCGCTAAGTGTGGGAGGGATGTGCTTCACCACCAGGCTGTCTACACTTCAGAGGTATGAAGACACCATGTTGGCTGCCATGTTTAGTGGACGCCATCACATCCCAACGGATGCCGAGGGCAGATACTTCATTGATAGAGATGGAACATACTTTGG GGACATATTAAACTTTTTacgctgtggtgagctccctccAGGAAACCGTGTCAAAATGGTATACAAGGAGGCTCAGTACTATTCCATTGGGCCTCTCCTGGACCTCTTGGACAAGATGCAGCCGCTTACTGGAGAAAAAGTCAGGCAAGCATTCCTGGACTTAATGCCTTATTATAAAG ATCACTTGGAACGTATCATTGACATTGGAAAGCTTCGAGCTATACAGAGGAAGGCCAGGTTTGCCAAGCTGAAGGTTTGTGTCTTCAAGGAAGAGATGCCCATTACTCCATATGAGTGCCCACAATTCAACGCATTACGTTTCGAGAGGAACGAGAGCGAATCAAAGCACTTTGAGCATCACTGTGATGTGGACGTGTCTTTTGGGCCCTGGGAAGCAGTGGCTGATGTTTATGACCTTCTCCATTGCATAGTCAGTGATCTCTTGGAGAGAGGCATCACTGTAGAGCACCAGTGCATTGGAGTGTGCGATAAGCATCTTGTTAACCACTATTATTGTAAGCGCCCTATCTATGAATTCAAAATTACTTGGTGGTGA